One window of Papaver somniferum cultivar HN1 chromosome 9, ASM357369v1, whole genome shotgun sequence genomic DNA carries:
- the LOC113310401 gene encoding probable copper-transporting ATPase HMA5, translating to MTESSTTTFQSSSLCRFRIQGMTCSACSLGIESTLQNIHGVKRATVALATEIAEVEFDPGLVTLSQLLEASEDMGFEVSVISSDENTTILYLKLENSVGEEELLKTSSIARLKGIEAIELDQSNKRLTISYLSDLIGPRKIISELESSGVQTSLLDEKEKQAFELKNSDITNSYRSFLWSLVFTIPVFFTSMVFSYIPAFKQGFLERRVVNMLTFGTLFRGVLSTPVQFVIGWKFYIGAYKAMKMHCANMDCLVVVGTNAAYFYSVYVVIRSSTSKDFDNEDFFETTTMLISFILLGKYLVALSKGRTSDAISKLMKLAPETARLMVYDEEGRLTAEEVIDRRLVEKNDLVKVLPGEKVSVDGLVVMGESQVDESMITGESKWVSKANGDEVIGGTMNGSGVLQVRVTCVGSHTAVSRIIRLVEGAQMEKAPVQKLADRISQYFVPLVVGCGIVTWACWYTLGMLGLYPGEWVPSYMDKFELALQFGISVVVVACPCALGLATPTAVMVGTGVGASQGVLIKGGQAVENSHKVNCVVFDKTGTLTAGKPTVVTTNLLTIMSLVEFYQLVAATEVNSEHPLAKAMVEHAKNHAQMQTWPEACDFESFTGHGVKATINGKRVLIGNKGLMQKFDHQIPSVAIDFLDAAQCLGHTAVLVAVDGHVMGVIAISDPVKPEASRVVSILKRMGLKTLMVTGDSQLTANVVAKEVGIDFVMAEAKPEEKAQKIRELQREGLTVVMVGDGINDSPALAVADVGMAIGAGSDIAIEVANIVLMRSNLEDVVTAIDLSTKSFNRIRLNYVWALAYNVMAIPIAAGALYPFVRFRLPPWVAGAAMGASSVSVVCSSLFLKYYKRPRELDSLELQGIQVK from the exons ATGACTGAAtcctccaccaccaccttccAGTCCTCGTCATTATGCCGCTTCCGTATCCAGGGCATGACATGCAGTGCCTGCTCACTTGGTATAGAATCTACCCTCCAGAACATTCATGGTGTCAAAAGAGCTACAGTTGCACTAGCCACTGAGATAGCTGAAGTCGAATTCGATCCCGGTTTGGTCACTTTATCTCAATTGCTTGAAGCAAGtgaagacatgggttttgaaGTTTCTGTAATCTCCTCAGACGAGAACACGACCATTCTTTATCTCAAACTCGAGAATTCAGTCGGAGAAGAAGAACTGTTAAAGACCAGCTCCATTGCAAGATTAAAAGGTATTGAAGCCATAGAGCTCGACCAATCTAACAAGCGCTTAACCATCTCTTATTTATCTGATTTAATTGGACCCAGAAAGATAATATCTGAACTTGAATCCAGTGGAGTCCAGACATCACTTCTTgacgagaaagaaaaacaagcttTTGAACTGAAAAACAGTGATATCACAAATTCATACCGCAGCTTCCTCTGGAGCCTTGTCTTCACAATACCAGTGTTCTTTACGTCCATGGTATTCTCCTACATTCCTGCCTTCAAACAAGGTTTCCTGGAGAGAAGAGTAGTTAATATGCTCACATTTGGGACACTCTTCCGGGGTGTATTGTCCACTCCGGTGCAATTTGTCATCGGCTGGAAGTTTTACATTGGAGCTTATAAAGCCATGAAGATGCATTGTGCCAACATGGATTGCTTAGTCGTGGTTGGTACAAATGCTGCTTATTTCTATTCAGTCTATGTTGTGATCAGGTCTTCAACATCGAAAGATTTCGATAATGAAGATTTTTTCGAAACAACTACAATGCTGATTTCCTTCATTCTTCTTGGAAAGTATTTAGTTGCATTGTCAAAGGGGAGGACGAGTGACGCCATATCGAAACTCATGAAGCTTGCGCCTGAGACCGCAAGATTGATGGTTTATGATGAAGAGGGAAGATTAACCGCAGAGGAGGTCATTGATAGGCGACTAGTTGAGAAAAATGATTTGGTGAAGGTTTTACCGGGAGAGAAGGTCAGTGTAGATGGATTAGTGGTAATGGGAGAGAGCCAGGTGGACGAGAGTATGATCACCGGGGAGTCGAAGTGGGTTAGTAAGGCGAACGGTGATGAAGTGATCGGTGGGACGATGAATGGTTCTGGAGTGTTGCAAGTGCGAGTGACATGTGTTGGGTCACATACTGCAGTTTCTCGTATCATACGGCTTGTTGAGGGAGCTCAGATGGAGAAAGCCCCGGTGCAGAAGCTAGCTGATCGAATTTCGCAGTACTTTGTCCCATTG GTGGTTGGTTGTGGGATTGTGACATGGGCATGCTGGTACACTTTGGGGATGTTAGGCCTGTATCCAGGAGAGTGGGTTCCATCTTACATGGATAAGTTTGAGCTGGCCTTACAGTTTGGGATATCAGTGGTGGTGGTTGCTTGCCCTTGTGCCTTAGGATTGGCCACTCCTACAGCTGTGATGGTAGGAACTGGCGTAGGTGCTTCTCAGGGTGTACTCATAAAAGGAGGCCAAGCTGTTGAAAATTCACACAAG gTGAACTGCGTGGTGTTTGACAAGACGGGGACGTTAACAGCTGGAAAGCCAACAGTTGTTACTACCAATCTGCTTACAATCATGTCTCTTGTAGAGTTTTATCAATTGGTGGCCGCAACTGAG GTTAACAGCGAGCACCCATTAGCCAAGGCCATGGTAGAACACGCAAAGAACCATGCACAGATGCAGACCTGGCCAGAGGCTTGTGACTTTGAGTCATTTACAGGCCATGGAGTCAAGGCTACAATCAACGGAAAACGCGTTTTAATAGGAAACAAAGGTCTAATGCAAAAATTTGACCATCAAATTCCTAGTGTTGCAATTGATTTCCTGGATGCTGCACAATGTCTGGGTCATACTGCAGTTCTTGTGGCTGTTGATGGACATGTCATGGGAGTTATTGCAATCTCAGATCCTGTGAAGCCAGAAGCAAGTAGAGTAGTATCAATCTTAAAGAGAATGGGTTTAAAGACTTTGATGGTAACAGGAGATAGTCAACTGACAGCAAATGTTGTTGCCAAAGAAGTGGGTATTgattttgtcatggcagaagcCAAACCTGAAGAAAAAGCACAAAAGATTAGGGAATTACAG AGGGAAGGGCTCACGGTGGTGATGGTTGGAGATGGCATTAACGACTCGCCCGCATTAGCTGTTGCAGATGTTGGAATGGCAATTGGAGCCGGCTCTGACATAGCTATCGAGGTTGCAAATATCGTTTTGATGAGAAGCAATCTGGAAGACGTAGTCACTGCTATCGACCTCTCTACGAAGTCATTCAACAGAATCCGCTTAAACTACGTGTGGGCACTAGCTTACAATGTCATGGCGATACCCATTGCTGCGGGAGCCTTGTACCCGTTTGTCAGGTTTCGGCTACCACCATGGGTTGCTGGTGCTGCTATGGGTGCTTCCTCAGTGAGCGTTGTTTGTTCTTCACTCTTTCTCAAGTATTACAAAAGACCACGAGAACTCGATTCTCTCGAATTACAAGGAATCCAAGTCAAATAA